cccaaacattccaaataaacatcccccacctcccaagcctccaaagaagttttgagttcgacttgcgggctctctttcacgattacgaagccaagtacaaccgtacccaccaagtgagacctagaccccccctatcaaacacataactttggcttcttccaagttgatgaccccgacgcccaatcccaattggcagacctatacggcttcagcagtggaggaaggacggcaaattcgacaagtgagttagacttatattttgactcacacttttcattcaatgaggaagaaggaggtcccgttccccaacaaatcgacgtcctagattggtggggatcacacgatAAAGATTTTCctatccttgcatcaatggccaaggagatcttttcggttctggcttccactgtcgccgtcgagtccgcctttagtgttggaggcaacgtcttggacgacagaaaaagtagactcaccgggcaaaatatggaagccaccatgttacttgatgattggtgctccgccgaaattagagaccaataACCGGATTGGAACAAtaaagtagtacaacccgaccaagactacttccccgacgaagaagagtaggcgcgccgccaattcctccgatcaagccaaataggtaagtaaggtaagagaactacgtggactttgattccaaaatgcaattgagcattgaggatacgtaggcatctcaacttaaattttaaatttaagttgagctcgagtcattttcctttatttttttttctcccctttgtttcgaatatgtaatttgtaaattgtaatcaagactttaggtcttttgtaatttttaatttttaagttgtaatttgtaaattttaagttgtaatttgtaattttaaagttgtaatttgtaaattttaagttgtaatttgtaatttgtaatttacaattttaaagttgtaatttgcaattttaaagttgtaatttgtaattttgaaattgtaatgtgtatcaataaaattgcatttgtacatcgttttattctaattttatttatgcaaatatatttacattttttacttgaatttcaaatttacaattaaaaaaaaaatcgaaccgccgaaccggacgaaccggcccggaaccggatttgcacggcggttccggcggttcacggttcacgaaccagaaccgccgaaccttggccgggccggttcaggttcatccaaatcttgaaccggaaccggcggttccgaaccgtgaaccgccggttcctgaaccgtggtgacgtctagcGGCAACACGTAAAATTGTTTTTACATGTTTGAGGAcgtattttaagaaaaataaaaatattaaattaaataagtttgtagacatgagtttcatttatatatattaattttataataaaatatagtaaaataaattGGAGGATAGTATTAGTAATAGTAGTAGGAGTAAAGTATTACTCCTCTGGTCTCGTAATAAGCGAATATTTTTCATTGTgagttattttcattttaagcaaaaaatcatgtcttttactttatttttccacctattttatttttttcattcatctacttttttctttttacataCTTTTCTCTCCTCactttaactctttaaataccaatttcttaaatcttgtgccAAAAGAAGTGGCTCGCTTAtgatgggacgaagggagtacaaataaaaaaaaatgttgataTGTTACGTAGGATAGCCGTGCCCACCTTGTTGTTTGACGACGAAGTCATACTtagtatttttgttttaaatagtagtaatagatTGGGTTCAACTTACTGCCAATACCAAAAAATATATGTGAACTTTTTTGAAAGTGAAATAAAGAAGGTATGTAAATACTACTTTCTCCgttccgttccttgttaattgagtatttttttagtatggagtttaagaatagtatGCTAGTTCACGAGGATTAACCCTTTAAATGGATATCATCAAGGTCTTGGAATTCTATTTCAGTTAGTAGAGTCTGTAGTAGTACTATGTTTTTGACTTTCTAGTGTAAacatatttaattaaagtaCTATATTTTCATCTCTTAATTGGGtggaaataattataaaataaactaaagtactagtagtatataaaagttAAATCGGGGAAAAAGATGAAagcaaatttaaaaattgaatccGATACTTGGAAGGGGGGTATCCTAGAGGAGAAAGCAcaaaaaactaaattaaatagGAAAACGTCATTTGGCAGTTGGCCCTAGTTAAATATATCAATTCAAATTTTGGACTATAGGCATCATGTCGAAAATGTTTTTGAATGTCAATTATGGAgtatcaattaaattaaatgctTACGAATATCTTTTCCCCTTTTCATAATAATACCAACAATTTACAATATTTTACAATTACACTTATGAAGtaatattcaaaataaagtATTATAGTTAATTCcacttataaaataaaaaaaaataacggGAAATAAACGAACAAAAGTCAACACAGAGAATAAGGTTGAGGTTGACAAAGTCTTCAAGCCAGAACAGCACCGCGAAATGCTCTGCTGCGTTAGGGTTTCTACATTTCAACGGGAATAAATCCTAACTCTTCAATTCCGGTGGagttttaattttgtttcttcCGAATTTCTATACGCAGGTAAACTCTGATTCTTAATTTCAATACTTGCTCCTCGATTTCATTTTGCTGGCTCTAGATATTGCTTTTTGAATTCTGTTGCCCGATTGAATTGATTATTGCTTTGGAGATTTCTTTTGTTCATcttatttttttgtcattttcaacTCTTATATCGCTTCTGTTATCCCAAGTAAGTAATTTGCAAGCtttttatgtaaattaattattagATGTTTAGTAATTTAAAATTGTTATGTACTAAGAGAACTCGGTTCGATAGGAATTTCTGTAACGCTGAAAAATGACTCGGACCTTACACAGGCCGATTAAGTTTGCcttgttttcttatttttagtTTTGGTGTTACACTGGCTCATGTTGTTGTAGGTATTGAGaaaatatgttaattttttttttgggatggagaaaaatgtcttcttttATGAATTGATAGACTACTCTGTTTCCGATTACCCTAATTCAAAATGTGGGGTCAAACCCAGAAATCCATATAAAGTGCAGAATAGTAAGATATGGAGACAAGAATCTTGACTTAGAAACCCAAATCAGAAAAACCACTAGACTGTTGTCCATAAAAGTCGACTATGTAAATAACAGGGGTACAAAAATCTCACTAAACATCAGAtagaaaatcataaaaatattgCAAGTTTAATGTAACCTATAGGAAAGAGCTACTATTTTATGATGGAAAGTTTTCACTTTTCGTTAAGTTTACTGACTGAAAACTCTCCCATGATCTTACTTTCATACCCAGTTATTCTTGGTAACATGCAGTTTAGTTGATAACAAATTTCTTTCGTTGTTAAGGCTATATAAGCATCTGCACAAGCAAGTCTCGTAGGCAGGGTGGTGGCTATCAAATTTGATTGCCTCTTCTTTGCTGGAAGACTTGTGCATGCTTGCTActgtttaattcattttcttGTTGCACTAAATTCATATAAATCTTGTATTTCAAATTTGAGATAATGAAGCTCGGGCTCTTAAATCCACTTGGGTTTGTATCTATACACGTTTATACCAGATATTTGCTTACAGTGTTTACTTGAATGCATAGCGAGAAGTGTTGTTTCATTTCAGTTGTTAAAATATGGATCTAATATTTTCCTTCAACTTATTTTCAGTTTCATGAGATTGCTCTAACTTCCAAACCTACACTTTGAtgccaaaatttaaaatttactaGTAGTTAATTAAAAACGTTCACTATGCCACGATGGCTAGAACATTGCAATTTAGTAGTCATCTCATATTGTGCTCCAATTTTATATCTGCAGGAGTCCAGATCGTTAAGGGCATCTTCAAATGGGGACATCCTCTGGAGCTCATAACAATGACCAATCGTCAATGCTTCCTCCTCGGCAACAGCCACGGTCTGGAGGAGGTGGGCTTCAGACATTCCTCCCCTTGGTGTCTTCAGATGCCTATGGATCTTCAAATCATCATGAGCGCGGCCCAAATTCTGATCAGGTCCGTGAATCCCCATCTGAAAGTGCTGGTTCCAGAGAAACTTGGCCTGCAGCTGATGCTTTGGTAGCAAAGAGActggagaaagaaaaagaaagagagaatggTTTCCCAGAGCAGTCTGTCATGCATCATATTGCCAGTTCAGATAAGTTGTCTCTCATGGATGTAGCTAGAGAAAGAGTGGAAACTCTAGCAGAGAAGATGCAAAATCTTCCAGatgagtatctcgacaagtttAAGTACGAACTTCGGGCCTCTCTTGAAGGTTTAGGAGGTTCACAGCAGAAAGAAGAGTTCCTATTTTTGCAGAAGATGGTTCAGAGTAGGGGCGATTTGACAGAGAAAACACTTACAATGGCACACAGGGTTCAGCTCGAGATCTTGGTTGCAATGAAGACTGGAATTCAAGCATTTTTACATCCTAGCGTCAGTCTATCACAAGCTTCTCTTATCCACATATTCTTATATAGGAAGTGCAGAAATATAGCATGCGGAAGCACATTACCAGCTGAGGACTGTTCCTGTGAGTTGTGCTCAAGAAGAAATGGTTTCTGCAACCTCTGCATGTGTGTGATCTGCAACACTTTTGATTTTGAGGTCAACACATGCCGCTGGATTGGGTGTGATTCATGCTCTCACTGGACTCACACCGACTGTGCTATTCGAAATGGACAGATTAGCATGGGTCCTTGTGTTAAAAATGGGTTGAGCTCAGCGGAGATGCTCTTTAGGTGCCGAGCTTGCAACCGAACATCTGAGTTGTTTGGGTGGGTGAAAGATGTCTTTCAGCAATGTGCACCAAGCTGGGATAGGGATGTTTTGATTAGAGAGCTTGACTATGTAAGTAGAATTTTCCGCGGGAGTGAGGACTCGAGAGGCAGGAAATTACTATGGAAATGTGAAGAGATTATACAGAAATTGAAAATTGGGGCAGCAGATTATAAAGTAATCTTGATGTTCTTTCAAGGTAGAGAGAGCTTTACTAATGCCATATTACATTTATGCTCATTGATtacaattaattttatgtatcTCCTTTCTCGTTGGTGTTAACCGTgctcaaaatattgtttctttaaCAGAGCTTGAAGATTCTTTCAAAAATCAAGACAACGAAGATGCTGGAAAGATGCTGTCTCCACAGGAAGCATTCAATAAGACCGCAGAAGTAGTGCAGGAAGCTGTTAGAAAGATGGAAATGGTAGCTGAGGAGAAGATGCAGATGGTGAAAAAGGCTAGGTTTTCGGTCGAGGCTTGTGATCAGGAGCTCAAAGATAAAGAGAGGGAAGTTTCTGAACTGAAGAAGGAGAGGCAGAGGAAGAAGATGCAGATCGATGAGCTTGAGAGTATTGTAAGGCTCAAACAGGCTGAGGCTGATATGTTCGAGATGAAGGCCAATGAGGCCCGCCGAGAAGCTGAGAGGCTGCGCAGAATTGCACTTGCCAAGACTGAGAAGTCGGAGGAGGAGGACTACGCTAGTAGATATCTCAAACAGAGACTGCATGAAGCTGAAGCTGAGAAGCAGTATATTTTCGAAAAGATCAAGCTCCAGGAGAGCTCAAGAGCGCCCCAGAGCAGCGGTGGCGCAGACGAGTCGTCTGAGATGTACAACAAAATCCAAGACCTGCTCAAGAACATGTACAGCACGCCTCCGAAGGCGGACGGTCCATCTAAATTAGGTATTTAAACATTTTACTTGGATGTTTCTATGTGAATGATAGGTTGCTGCACTGATTTATTCATGTGTATTGGTATCATTTGATTATGTTTGTTGTATGTGGTGAGAATTGGACAAGATTCAAGAGTCAAAACAATCAGTTTCGTTTAAGCCTAGtgattaatactagtatttgaaATGTGGCCATAAACTCAGCCTCATACTACTATacaatatgaaatatttttaaaggAATTGAACAATGTGGAAATTTTAATTGCTGGTGTCAATAAAGATGATGCAATGGTGACCATACTTGTCCGTTTCCGATCTTACCTAACAACCACTCATGCTTTATCATATACCTACTGGTTTTTATTTATGCCCACAATTATATACTACTTCGGTTTAGAATTTCTACCTTTATTTCTCTATTGAGATCCAAcgtatttgaatttttaatagCAAGTTTTCGTGGTGTTGCAAAGATATTGTGCCAtgtgtgtgaaatgataaaTGTATATTATTAGCTATAATTATGAGCATGTTATGTTATACATTAGGTGCTCTGACTGcaactaaaaacaaaaacaaatgttATACTATAAATCGAACTATTTCATCCTTGTTGATATTGCATGAAATACTAAAAACGTACTACTACTACAT
This DNA window, taken from Salvia splendens isolate huo1 chromosome 18, SspV2, whole genome shotgun sequence, encodes the following:
- the LOC121775819 gene encoding OBERON-like protein gives rise to the protein MGTSSGAHNNDQSSMLPPRQQPRSGGGGLQTFLPLVSSDAYGSSNHHERGPNSDQVRESPSESAGSRETWPAADALVAKRLEKEKERENGFPEQSVMHHIASSDKLSLMDVARERVETLAEKMQNLPDEYLDKFKYELRASLEGLGGSQQKEEFLFLQKMVQSRGDLTEKTLTMAHRVQLEILVAMKTGIQAFLHPSVSLSQASLIHIFLYRKCRNIACGSTLPAEDCSCELCSRRNGFCNLCMCVICNTFDFEVNTCRWIGCDSCSHWTHTDCAIRNGQISMGPCVKNGLSSAEMLFRCRACNRTSELFGWVKDVFQQCAPSWDRDVLIRELDYVSRIFRGSEDSRGRKLLWKCEEIIQKLKIGAADYKVILMFFQELEDSFKNQDNEDAGKMLSPQEAFNKTAEVVQEAVRKMEMVAEEKMQMVKKARFSVEACDQELKDKEREVSELKKERQRKKMQIDELESIVRLKQAEADMFEMKANEARREAERLRRIALAKTEKSEEEDYASRYLKQRLHEAEAEKQYIFEKIKLQESSRAPQSSGGADESSEMYNKIQDLLKNMYSTPPKADGPSKLGI